One genomic window of Glycine max cultivar Williams 82 chromosome 16, Glycine_max_v4.0, whole genome shotgun sequence includes the following:
- the LOC100817420 gene encoding uncharacterized protein, whose translation MSPFDSPQTTADSSLSMSTSTSPSGGDALLKWGHRKRSRLSRAAIEDSSSSVHTNNRRITHTVPPNLSMPPPPLVSSTASSGRGRKHNSPRNLEDPSLGGSESPSRSQGSNPVVSRSAAAPKLSSCGMERSSRRMLSSGSAKCQKPSGFSTTQEASERLNNSSHASVQSEKEGGVATAPATSSLAANGNKVTVGVIQWPKIYIALSRKEKEDDFLAMKGTKIPQRPKKRAKNVDRILQCCFPGMWLSELTKSRYEVREKKSVKKQKRSRGLKGMENLDSDSE comes from the exons ATGTCCCCTTTTGATTCTCCCCAAACAACAGCAGATAGCAGCCTCAGCATGAGCACAAGCACCAGTCCAAGTGGTGGTGATGCGTTGTTGAAGTGGGGACACAGAAAGAGATCAAGGCTTTCCAGGGCTGCCATTGAAGATTCATCGTCTTCTGTTCACACCAACAACAGAAGAATCACCCACACTGTTCCTCCAAACTTGTCCATGCCGCCGCCGCCACTCGTTTCTTCTACTGCCTCCAGTGGCAGAGGTAGAAAGCATAATAGCCCTAG GAATTTGGAAGACCCCTCCTTAGGTGGAAGTGAGTCACCTTCAAGAAGCCAGGGGAGCAACCCAGTTGTGTCTAGATCTGCTGCAGCACCAAAACTGTCTTCTTGTGGCATGGAAAGAAGTAGCAGAAGGATGCTTTCTTCTGGATCAGCAAAGTGTCAAAAGCCAAGTGGATTTTCAACAACACAAGAAGCCTCTGAGAGACTGAACAATAGTAGTCATGCCTCGGTGCAGTCTGAAAAAGAAGGTGGTGTTGCCACTGCTCCTGCTACCTCATCCCTTGCTGCCAATGGAAACAAGGTCACTGTTGGGGTAATTCAGTGGCCAAAGATCTACATTGCTCTCTCaagaaaggagaaagaagatgaCTTTCTCGCTATGAAGGGGACAAAAATCCCTCAAAGACCAAAGAAGAGAGCAAAGAATGTTGACAGAATTCTACAG TGCTGTTTCCCTGGGATGTGGCTATCAGAACTGACAAAGAGCAGATATGAGGTTAGGGAGAAGAAGTCAGTGAAGAAG CAAAAGCGCAGCAGAGGCTTGAAAGGAATGGAAAACTTGGACAGTGATTCGGAGTAG